The nucleotide sequence ATATCTGTATATGTACGAATATTTAGATTTGGCACGCGAAAACCAAATGTGTAGATTGTCCTGAAATCTACTAGTGCAGTATGATAATTTGCAAGGTCCATACATGTACTTGTAGAAAAGTATAGGAATCACACCACACACCCAATGTGGGGGGGTGCTGGATATATATAGCCACAGTCACAATACAATACAAGGCAACTAAGCTATGGTTAATCACTATCCTAAAATACATGATCCCGATGGATCCTTTCCTAATGCTAGCCTTCCTAATGAGTCATTTCCTAATACCCGCCCGCAGTCGAAGCGGTAGGAGGATCACGGACGCAGAGGCTGGACCGAAAGTCTGTGAACAGCTGCACAGGAAGACCCTTGGTCATGATATCCGCAAATTGGTGAGCCGAAGGAACGTGGAGGACGCGAATCTGACCCAAGGCCACCTTCTCGCGAACGAAGTGGATGTCGATCTCGATATGCTTGGTGCGACGGTGGTGGACAGGATTAGCAATCATGTAGATGGCGCTAACGTTGTCACAGTAGACCACTGTAGCCAAGGGAACCGAGATGTGAAGTTCCTGAAGGAGTTGCCGTACCCAACAGCATTCGGCGACGACATGTGCAATAGCCCGGTATTCGGCCTCTGCGTTGGAGCGGGAGACCGTGGTCTGGCGTTTGGATGACCAAGACACTAGATTGTCGCCGAGGAAGACGCAGAagccggaggtggagcggcgGGTGTCCGGGCAGCCTGCCCAGTCAGCATCGGAGTAGGTGGTGATTTGGTCGACGGGGCCGGTGCCCAGGTGGAGGCCGACGGAGAGCGTGCCCTTCACATAGCGTAGGATACGCTTGATCAGCGCCATATGCGGCTCACGCGGGTCATGCATGAACAAGCAGACCTGTTGAACAGCAAAGGCCAAGTCAGGCCGCGTCAGTGTGAGGTACTGAAGGGCGCCGGCGAGGCTCCGGTACTCAGAGGGGTCAGCCACCGGGGCACCGTCGGTGATGGACAGCTTGGTCCATGCATCGGCCGGCGTGGCAGTGGGGTGGCACTCGGACATGCCAGCCCGCTAGAGGAGGTCGACGGCGTACTGGCGCTGGGACAGGAATAGACCGGAGTGATCCCGTGTCACAGTGATCCCGAGGAAGTGATGGAGGTCGCTGAGATCCGTCATGGCGAACTCCGAGGGGAGGCGAGCCATGACGTGCTAGAGCAGCTCAGGAGATGACGCCGTGAGGATGATGTAGTCGACGCAGAGGAGCAGGTAGGCGATGCGGGCGCCCTCTTTGTACACAAAGAGGGAGGCGTCAGACTTGGAGGCAGTAAAGCCGATGGTGCGGATGTAGCTGGCAAATCGCTGGTTCCAAGCCCGGGGCGCCTGCTTGAGTCCGTACAGGGACTTCTGCAGCAAGTAGACGTAGTCAAGGGTGGCCGGGTCGACGAAGCCAGACGGCTGCTGGCAGTAGACCGTCTCCTCGAGATGCCCATGGAGGAAGGCGTTCTTCACATCCAGCTGATGAATGGGCCAGGAGCGTGAGGCGGCGATGCTGAGGACGGGGCGGATCGTCGCCGGTTTGACAACCGGGCTGAAGGTCTCGTCGTAGTTGACACCAGCTTGCTGGGAGAAGCCGCGGATGACCCAGCGCGCCTTGTGCTAAGCCAGAGTATCGTCCGAGTGGAACTTGTGTTTGAACAGCCACTTGCCGGTGACAATATTAGCGCCGGCGGGCCGAGGTACGAGGCGCCAGGTGCCGTTGGCGAGGAGAGCATTGTATTCCGCCGACATTGCAGCCCGCTAGTTGGGGTCGGCAAGGGCGCTGCGATAGTTGGCCGGAATCGGGGAGGTCGTCATGGCGGAGAAGCCGTAGCGGTCGACCGGACGCCAGCTGCCAGTCTGTAGCCGTGTCACCGGGCGCGAAGGTGGTGGAGGCGCAGCAGGCGGTGCTGCAGACGCCGAGGGTGCCGTCGAGGGCACTGGGGGCGCGGCAGGGGGCGCCATGGGTGCCGCAGGGGGCGCCGGGGGTCGTGGACGCCGCTGATAGGTGGCCCCAAAGCGACCAGTCCCGCCCGGACGCGGAGCAGGGTGTGCTAAAGCCGGGGACCCGCCCGGAAGCTGCACCGGGCCGGCGTAGATGATCGCCGGGTCCTGGTAATCCAGCAGCACAGCTTTGCTACTGGGAAGAGGCGCAGATGAGCGCTCAATAGCAGTAGGAGGCGGAGTGTCCGCTGGTGGAGAAAGTCCCTGCATCAAGAAGTCAAGTGATGACGGCACGGAGGCTGCCGACGGAGCTGCAGCAAAGGGGAACACAGTCTCATCGAACACAACATGACATGACACTACGACACACCGAGTGGCCATGTCCAGGCAGCGGTACCCTTTGTGGGAAGAAGGGTAGCCGAGGAACACGCACGGGGTCGATCGAGGGGAGAGTTTGTGGGATGTCGTGGCATTAAGATTTGGATAGCAGAGGCAACCGAACACACGAAGGGAGGAGTAATCCGGGAGCTGCTAATGAAGGAGTTGGTAGGGGATGGCATGTTGTATAGAAGCAGATGGGCGCCGGTTGAGCAGATATGTGACAGCGGCCAAGGCTTCAGCCCAGTATGGTGGTGGCATGGAGGCGTGGAGCAGCAAAGTGCGGATGGTGTTGTTGATAGTGCGAAGTATGCGTTCGGCTTTGCCATTTTGTTGGGAGGTGTAGGGGCAGGAGAGGCGCAAGCTGATGCTGTGGCTGGAGAGGAAGTCAGTAGTGGCCCGGTTGAGGAACTCGGTGCCATTATCAGCCTGAAATGCTTTGGGGGTGACGCTGAACTGCGTACGAGCAAAAGCGATGAACTCAACAAGATGGCGATGAACCTCATATTTGTGGCGTAATGGAAAAGTCCAACAAAAATGAGAAAAATCATCAAGCATTACAAGATAATATTTGAACCCCGAAGTGCTCAAAACAAGGGATGTCCATACATCACAGTGAAGTAACTCAAAGATAGAGGTAGTGATAGATGTAGAGCTACTGAATGGGAGCCGGGTGTGTTTGCCAAGTTGACAGGCATGACATAAAGACCGCGGCTGCTTATTACATGACATGACAAACATGTTCTGTAGGGTGGCGAGGGCGGAAGGACTCGGGTGACCAAGACGATGATGCCAGAGCGTGGCCGAGGTGGCGAGGCTGCAGGTGGGCGGTGGCGTGGGGGTGATGGTGTAGAGATCCCCGCCACTATTGCAGCGAAGAATCACGCGTCCCGTCTGCAGGTCCTTGACAGAAAAAACCCAGAGCGTCAAATTCAATGGAACATGAATTGTCGCGAGTGAATTGACGGACAGAAAGAAGATTGCGCACTAGAGTAGGAGCAACAAGGACATTGTTAAGGTGGAAGGTAGTGTTGGTTGCCGACAAGGTAGAAGTGCCACGATAGGAAATAGGAATGTTACTGCCATTACCAACAGTAATGAAGGAATCGGAGTGAGGGAGGCGGGAGAGGAGTATACCATCCGAGGGCGACATGTGTGTAGATGCGCCCGTGTCGAGGACCCAGGGGTTTGAACCCTGGAGGGACAGCTGGTTCAGGGCAGCAACAAGACCGGCCTGATTCCAGGGACCAGTGCCCGGCTGAGGAGGGGCGTCGTCGGAGTACTGTGCTGGGGCGAAGGCAATGTGGGCCAGCGGAGGGGGTGGGCCAGCGGAGGGGTGCCCAGGACGCCAGGGCCGCTGTGGGGGTGCCACTACTGCTGGTAGCCGCCCCACTGCTGCTGTTGGCCGCCCCAGGGGGAGAAGCAGAACCAGGGGCCGGCTAGCTGGGGAGGGCCGCGGCTGCCTCCCTGGGACGAACCGCCACCACCCTTCCGCCGATTGcgatagccgccgccgccgctgctgcccgACCGGCCGCCGTGGCCAGAAGCGCCTTGACTGCCCATGGACGCATGGCAGGCAGTGCCGCAGGAAGGAGTTCCTGCGAGGAGGGCGGTCTGGGAGGTGACCTGGCCCTCGTTGGCAAGGCGAAGCTCCTTGAGGACGAGCTTTTCGCGGGCGGTGGCGAAGTTGGGCAGCGGATTGGAATCCGCGATGTTGTCGGCGGTGCTAGGAAAACGGGGGTTGAGGCCGCGCAACAGGTTGAGGACAAGCTGCGATTCGATGACGGTGTGGCCGACGTCGCACCGGGCATCGGCCGTGGTCTTCATCTTCTGGCAGTAGGCGTCGATGGAGAGGTCACCCTGAGTCATCAAATGGAATTCGTGACTCAGGAAGACGGTGCGAGAGGCCTTGTTCGCCTGGTAGATGCCGGAGATTGCCGTCCACAGCTGACGGGCGGTCTGATCCGGGGCCTCGGAGAGATCGAGGACGTCGTCCCCGACGGTGCTGAGGAGCCAATTGCGGACACAGGAgtcagcagcagcccaggccgtGTCGGTAGGGCGTGCCATCGACGTGCAAGAGAAGGTCGAATTTGCcgcagagggagaggaagaaggacGACCAGCAAGTGAAGTTAGGGCACTTCAACTCGAGGGTGATCGGCACATGGGATTTGACTGAGATGGTGGCGTAGGGAGGAATGGAGAAGACAGCCGGTGCCGAGGCTGAGGATGAGGAGTCGGTGAGGGCAGTAGAGGAATCGTTGGAAAGGGGAGGGGTAGTCATGGTGGCGGCTTGGCAAGAAGGACCAGTGCCGGGGGTGGGAGAGGGAGAGAAGGGCGCGACCAGGGTGGTGGCGCAGCAGCGGGAGGAGGGGGTGGGCGAGTGGACCTAGGCCCGGACTCGTGATACCATGTAGAAAAGTATAGGAATTACACCACACACCCAATGTGGGGGGTGCTGGATATATATAGCCACAGTCACAATACAATACAAGGCAACTAGGCTATGGTTAATCACTATCCTAAAATACATGATCCTGATGGATCCTTTCCTAATGCTAGCCTTCCTAATGAGTCATTTCCTATTAGTACTGCAATCTAAATTATTGGTCAAAGTTGCATCTTTGGGATAGTGTCATTGTCTATATAACTATTTCATAACTAGAGGAAGAAATTGCTAATGTTGTACTGAGGAACTGTGTACATGAGGCAGCTAGACAGAGactattttattcaactcttccGCATGGTTGTCCTTGTACCAAAGCAAAATTGCACCCAACATAAGCATTCTCACAAACTGTGGAAGCAAACAGAATGTGATTGTTCAGATTATGCTACCAGCTTTGTGCAAGCGAAGATCACATAAGCTAAAATCATACTATTTCTCAATCAAATTTTCGTCATACAAGACAATTATTTATGCTAGAAGAACTAACCCTTGCAAGATTCATTTCAATAGTTTAGTAAGTATACAATGCAATAAACTTATTTTGGAAAACTCAGGATTGTCCATACATGATGATAGATATAGCAAAGACACTCTGGCATGAATCTCAGGTTAGCTGCCTCGCCCCATATGAGCAGATAAAGACCCATATAGAGAAGCTTGCGTTGTTGAACCTCCTGTTGGATAGTCGGCAACCTAGATTGGAAATGATCAATTCAGAGTCAATCAGTATTGAGCAGAGCATATAACTACAGCTCTTTACAGAATCATgagcatctcataccataagcTGCTTTTGCGGCCAAGATATTTGCACCATCTCTTGTAATTCTTAAATAGCTTCTTCATTACTGTATCCAGCGCTCGGTCATCCAACTGAGAACATCAGCCAGTAAGAAATGGGTAAGTGCCACAAGCATGAAGCACCACATGTGTTTTATATGATATTGATCAAAGGGGATACCTTTGGTTGTTGATCAAGTTTGGGAATCTGTCTTATGTGCACGTTGGCAAGCAAGAGTATGAGATGCTCCCTTTGGTTGGATACGTTATCTTTCTGCGGAGTGATGAGCAAAGTTAGAGAGCATGGATTCAGAGGTCAGGTCACAAACAGTTATGAGCCAGAGGATGGTGAAAAGATCATCCATCCAAGTGTGATAACCTGGAATCCAAACATGGCCTGAAGCCAGGCAAGAAGATCTGCATCGGGCTTCTTGTCGTGTTCCTTGGGCCATGGCAGACCTCTGGTGTTGCGAAGAGCGTGGAAAGCAGCTTGGATCTACACACATAATGATGACACATGCAAGGCAACATATAAGTCATAGCGTAAATGCATAACCCTCATGTGAGACTATGAATGGCAGCAAGTTGATATGAAGTAGGTGGCAACCTCAGGATAGCGCATGATAGCCTGGTTGGCGCTGTCAGGATCAAGCGGGAGGATATTGTAAGGAAGGTATAGCTTCTTCTTTTCCTCGACCTGGTTGTGCGTCTCCAGAATCTGCAGGGGTGGTTGTGTTGTGTGAATAGGGAATTAAGGAGAGGTGCAATAGGAAGATGCAACCAACCAGTAGAAGTGAAGCTAGAGCTACTAGTGCATATATCAATGGTACTCCAGCAAGAAAGGTAGTGATGGTTACCGACTGATCGACTTCGATTTTCTGGGAGACGTTTACGGCTTTGAGGACCTCAAAGAGCACGGCGGCAGTTTGATAAGCTTTGGTGAGCTGAGCCCtgggatggatggatggaatGATCGGTCGATTTGGTAATAATAATTTTATGGTTACTTTTATATTTAGAACGGCTAAGTAATAATGAATGGGATAAAATAAAGGAGGAAGAGACAGACCGGTCGGCTTTATCAGCAGCGTTTTGAAGCGCCTGAATGTACTTCTTGTAGTAGTGCTGGTAGAAGCTCTGCATTTCTCTGGCGTCACTCTGCTTGACCCTGCCCTTGAGCGTGGGATCGTTCTCCCTCTCGAGCCTCTGCAGCAGGGCGGTTTTGAACTGGCGGACACCACGGCCGCTGGAGGTGGGGTCGAGGCGATGCGCCTTCTCGAAGGCGTAGAAGCGGCCtggagagggagggggagggggaggcggaggcggaggccgaATTATTGATTGATTGCAGAGAAAAAGGGAAGCAGAAGCAGCAAACAAACTGAAAACGAAACGAATTCTACTACTACTCACAGAGGTAGGCTACTCGCGGGTTGCTGGCCTCGACCTCGTTGGCCACACGCAGGATGGGCGCGATCTCGACAAGCGACGACGGGACGACCTCGCTGTCGAATATGGAGTCGCCGAGGTTGCCGGCGGTCTGGGTGCGGTAGATCCTCCTGGCGCCGGTGGAGGcaggggaggcggaggaggagtctCCCCCGGGGGCCATCCTGCGGCCCCCGCCGCCCCCCGAGGAGGACGCCATGGGTATGGGCGGGTCCTCGGCTACTGACTAGCGTagtagagcagcagcagcagcagcaagtgaATGGCGATCGATgtttttcttcctcctcctcttgctGATGATCAATCTGCTCTCTCTGCCTCCCTCCCCTGCAACAGCCAGACTTGAATTAAACCAGCATGGAACGGGAAAGCAGAGCCAGTTTATATATATAATTTGATTTGAGAAGAAACTtggagaaaaaaaaggaaaacaaaaaactgaCCGAGGGAGAGAGATACATACAGATACACCTATTTGGGAAGGAAAGAGGGGGCGCGGAGAGCGAGTCGCCTCCGGACGGATGGATCGTGCGGGAGGAGGAATTGATTTctgggggaggaggaagaggaaaggCGCTGCCTCCGCCGCGTCTTGcccctggtggtggtggtgcaggtgctggactgctggtgcgaagaagagaagaggagagaagcGCTCCCGGTGGGAGTGCGAGCTTTGCTTTGCTGTGTGCTCTGCTGCTTTCCCAgctttccctctcctctccttctcccgaAAAGCATGGCCGCCTGCTTTCACTCGCCTCACTTTTTTGCAGTGTAGGGGGGGTGGGGGCAGCAGCCCTGCCCAGCCCAGTGGCGGTGGGTACACGTACAGACAGCAGAGGCGTAGAGCAACCCAAGCGACGAGACCCGCGTTTTACTCTTCCTCGACGTCGACGGCGACGTCGGTACCTCGCGCACCTGCTTCTTTGAATTTCACCGCCTCTCTCCAAATTATATTCATGCTCTGTTTAGAACGGGAGCATAGTTTTTACGGCGGCGTGGCGAGGCGCGGCGACCCACCACCTTCACACCTTTACAGCGTCTATGGCGCGCGGCGtggcgacgccatacacacatCGGCGTGGCGAATACATACATTATAGTCTAGGATATTAGGAAATTATATTGACAAATGGTAATGCAAATGTAGCTTAAAAGGTATAGTCTACAATATTAGCAAATCAAAATAGCAATGTAAATGTAGCACAAAAGACATAGAACTCTCTCATCTCTCAAACTTCCAAATCTCTCATCTCTCAAAAGTCGTCCAATGCAAACTCATCGAGATCGTTAGAAGCATCCATGTTCTCTTCACCATCTTCAGTAGCATCCATTGGTTGTTCACCAAAATCATCtatatcatcatcatccaaaatgatctcttcttcctctccctcttcctcatcTTCTTCAACCACTCTTGATATATGCCTTGCATGACGAGCGTAGGTCCTAGGAAGATTACGACCTCGAAGCTCACGTGATGCACCAATGGCTTCATCAACTTGATCCCATGTGAGGTCCGAACCACGTGCACCTTCAGGTTGGGCCATTGGGTCTACCCATTCATTGTTCCAATCAAAATCTTCTATAACCAAAGGGTCATAGCTTTTACCCGCTTCCTCGCGGCGCTTTCGGAACCTACTAGTCATTTTCCGATTATAGGAAACATAAACCAAATCATTCAATCTTTTATGCTCCAGCCGGTTTCTCTTCTTAGTATGAATCTACAATTGATCATAAAGCAAGCAAAGTTAATAAAATATGCTTTAACCGGTTTCATTCAATTGAATCAGAATTATGGAACTTGAGTACTTTACTTACAAATTCAAAAGTGCTCCAATTACGCTCACAACCGGATGATGAAGCACAAAGACTAACAATACGCTTTGCAAATCTTTGTAGGTCAATGGATCGGCCACCATACGTACGCCACCAATCAACTAAATTAACAATACACATTCATATATTAGGATTTAAGCCTTAAATAACATGCAGCAATTAAATTTTTAAATCACTTACGAGGGTTCTTTGACttcatggtttggagggccaTACAATTCTTGAAGATATCTCCACGTTGATCTTCATAGAGCATGGATTGTTGATCAATTTTGTTtcgaatgctctcatcttccaccATTCGTGCAAGCACATCATTGAAACAACCCCTTAGATGACCAACATATTCATCATTCTCCTTTTGGATGGTATAGAATTTTCCTGGGTTCAAAAAGAGGGCAGCGCCATAGAGTGGGGTATCCATTTGCCTATCCCAACGACTCTCAATAATTTGTATGATCTTGTTGAGCAAGCTTCTCTTGTTTTCAGTAGAGAAGCTAGCCTTGATCTTCTCTTTTGCATGATTCATGAGAGCAGCAACCTCTGGCATGGCAGGCCTCTCATCACCATCAACCACCCTCAACACAATGATAAGTGGTAGAGAAGCTCTAAGGCAATCCTCAACGGAGTTCCAAAACTCCCTAGAAAGCACAATATCATACACTTTTTTCCCGGCCTCTGTCTTTGCTAGTTTGCAACCAGTCCAATCCTCGGTGGTAAACAGAAATCTTAATGCATCTTTGTGCTTGTACAAACTCTGCAAGGTGAGGAATGTGGTAGCAAACCGAGTGGCTGCGGGTCTCACAAGATCCCTCCCATTTGTCTTCTCCCT is from Miscanthus floridulus cultivar M001 chromosome 7, ASM1932011v1, whole genome shotgun sequence and encodes:
- the LOC136466348 gene encoding uncharacterized protein, whose translation is MATQGTGSAEASDAASNIDPKTDPKRKPAKSNDPGWKYGFWPTIGNRDVVQCCLCDRRITGGITRLKEHLVGGYGDVQKCVNTTTTIAREMQDAMKKKKRPLVLDDEEGEQQGEDDVIVLIEESQDVARSIVHPSSGTAAKRKQSTLKFCAPKEPSKSVGSMLRRTPTEVVEERHSKGPSQISIQASMRTKEEREAVNLEWARFFYECGIPFNAVNSRQFEIAIEATAQYGSGYKPPTYHELREPLLQKVVKETDDLRKKHEEAWKQYGCTLMSDGWTDRRGHHLINFLVNSPEGTFFLESIDASSEVHDQVMLADLLEKKIMDIGVDKVVQVVTDNGANYKAAGKLLMERFPTLYWTPCAAHCLDLMLEDVGKLKEFKKPISRARHVTTFIYRHGRLLSAMREKTNGRDLVRPAATRFATTFLTLQSLYKHKDALRFLFTTEDWTGCKLAKTEAGKKVYDIVLSREFWNSVEDCLRASLPLIIVLRVVDGDERPAMPEVAALMNHAKEKIKASFSTENKRSLLNKIIQIIESRWDRQMDTPLYGAALFLNPGKFYTIQKENDEYVGHLRGCFNDVLARMVEDESIRNKIDQQSMLYEDQRGDIFKNCMALQTMKSKNPLDWWRTYGGRSIDLQRFAKRIVSLCASSSGCERNWSTFEFIHTKKRNRLEHKRLNDLVYVSYNRKMTSRFRKRREEAGKSYDPLVIEDFDWNNEWVDPMAQPEGARGSDLTWDQVDEAIGASRELRGRNLPRTYARHARHISRVVEEDEEEGEEEEIILDDDDIDDFGEQPMDATEDGEENMDASNDLDEFALDDF